One Triticum dicoccoides isolate Atlit2015 ecotype Zavitan chromosome 5B, WEW_v2.0, whole genome shotgun sequence genomic window carries:
- the LOC119311973 gene encoding 40S ribosomal protein S29 yields the protein MGHSNVWNSHPKNYGPGSRVCRVCGNSHGLIRKYGLMCCRQCFRSNAKDIGFIKYR from the exons atgggacACTCGAACGTCTGGAACTCGCACCCCAAGAACTACGGCCCCGGATCCAGGGTTTG CCGTGTCTGCGGCAACTCGCATGGCCTGATCCGCAAGTACGGGCTGATGTGCTGCAGGCAGTGCTTCCGCAGCAACGCCAAGGACATTGGCTTCATCAAG TACCGTTAA